Proteins from one Mycobacterium adipatum genomic window:
- a CDS encoding MmcQ/YjbR family DNA-binding protein, whose product MPHPVMFSDDDFGLAELRGLALGFPEAFEKVSWGRPVFGAPKMFAMYGGNMKADGGMLAFPHSVLVKVDDSDRKALEQDDRFYVPAYMGPFGWMGLDLTAAEVDWDEVKELLDASFRMTASKKLVKQLDER is encoded by the coding sequence GTGCCACACCCGGTCATGTTCTCCGACGACGATTTCGGGCTCGCCGAGCTGCGCGGTCTGGCGCTCGGGTTTCCGGAGGCCTTCGAGAAGGTGTCCTGGGGGCGGCCGGTGTTCGGCGCACCGAAGATGTTCGCCATGTACGGCGGCAACATGAAGGCGGATGGGGGGATGCTCGCCTTCCCACACTCTGTGCTGGTCAAGGTCGACGACTCCGACCGCAAGGCACTCGAACAGGACGACCGGTTCTACGTCCCCGCCTATATGGGGCCGTTCGGCTGGATGGGCCTGGACCTGACCGCGGCCGAGGTGGACTGGGACGAGGTCAAAGAGCTGCTGGACGCCTCGTTCCGCATGACCGCCAGCAAGAAGTTGGTCAAGCAGCTCGACGAGCGCTAG
- a CDS encoding alpha/beta fold hydrolase has product MDNPPDLPGVQHRYVDLGRGVRIHVADAGPADGPPVMLVHGFPQNWWEWHELIGPLAEDGYRVLCPDLRGAGWSSAPKDRYLKNDMADDLAAVCDRLDVGPVKLVAHDWGGPVATIFMLRHPGKVAAFMGLNTAVPWLKHDRTALINIWRMWYQVPMLLPVIGPKVIADPKARFFRLLGSWVGGDFTTPDEDIAFYVDCMRRPGYAEAGSRWYRTFQTREAARWMRGEFDAHHVTVPVRWLHGTDDSVLTPELLRVLPEHCSDFELELVPGVGHWIVEQRPELVLDRLRTFLKTT; this is encoded by the coding sequence ATGGATAACCCGCCCGATCTCCCCGGCGTGCAGCACCGCTATGTCGATCTCGGTCGCGGGGTGAGGATCCACGTCGCCGATGCCGGCCCGGCCGACGGCCCGCCGGTGATGCTGGTGCACGGCTTCCCGCAGAACTGGTGGGAGTGGCATGAGCTGATCGGCCCGCTGGCCGAGGACGGATACCGGGTGCTGTGCCCGGATCTGCGCGGGGCGGGCTGGAGTTCGGCGCCCAAGGACCGCTACCTCAAGAACGATATGGCCGACGATCTGGCCGCGGTCTGTGACCGCCTCGACGTGGGCCCGGTCAAACTCGTCGCGCACGACTGGGGCGGGCCGGTGGCCACCATCTTCATGTTGCGTCATCCCGGCAAGGTCGCGGCGTTCATGGGCCTGAACACGGCGGTGCCCTGGCTCAAGCACGACCGGACGGCGCTGATCAACATCTGGCGCATGTGGTACCAGGTGCCGATGCTGCTGCCGGTGATCGGCCCGAAGGTGATCGCCGACCCGAAGGCGCGCTTCTTCCGGTTGCTGGGCTCTTGGGTGGGCGGGGATTTCACCACCCCGGACGAGGACATCGCCTTCTACGTCGACTGCATGCGCAGGCCCGGCTACGCCGAGGCGGGCTCACGCTGGTACCGGACCTTCCAGACCCGCGAAGCCGCGCGCTGGATGCGCGGGGAGTTCGACGCCCACCACGTGACGGTGCCGGTGCGCTGGCTGCACGGCACCGACGATTCGGTGCTCACCCCGGAGCTGCTGCGGGTGCTGCCCGAGCACTGTTCGGATTTCGAGCTCGAACTGGTGCCCGGTGTCGGGCATTGGATCGTGGAACAGCGCCCCGAACTGGTGCTCGACCGGCTGCGGACGTTCCTCAAGACCACCTAG